From Streptomyces yatensis, one genomic window encodes:
- a CDS encoding glycoside hydrolase family 38 C-terminal domain-containing protein: MTTRALVRDRRWSTDKARTSMIGLAVAATARAGDTELRALPEHLVRRDDAGARRGVRILISGDAPDHGEWTFEVEVAGRGRVPVEVLPAPGGPRLMLPLESDRRDVRIQARKGDVSAVLAFALEPPRDWTIHLVHHSHLDIGYTDPQGTVLGEHVAFLDSCLDLTRTTDGWPDDARFRWAVESLWSFEQWAAGRPPERVAEFVERVRAGQIELTAMPYNLHSDTCSTDELHELLRLARRVRDTYGIDFHSAMQTDVPGSVAGLPDALSPLGVRYLSVAHNWAGRSVPTTNGGARLPRLFRWRAPSGKEVLVWMTDSPHGLAYMEGPVLGFDTSYSMVDDLLPAYLTSLATNPYPIPPELLGSPSPAPGEREPYPWDVLHPRVQGHFGDNAPPRLILAETVRRWNETWDSPRLRLSTNTDFFADAEARLGDAIPAFEGDWGDWWVEGVGSGARPQAMVRRAQSTVTDAATLYGMAALASPARPATDLATAARDGADQVYRSVSLFNEHTWGASDPWTHGDAGGESGEQQWHWKYGYALHGDNDADTFLDHASAALGALLPTAADADVTYWAVNTTAAARTSVVTVFLRESRVPLTSTVSVTDGRTGAELPLVQEAQTNPVHRDAGRWLHIQVPDVPPFGLVRLDVTVTGHDGDKVVASPAALRLDGDEEGEKRKNRAVPLPTADDLILENDHLRVRVDLTTACVASLVEKATGRELVDQGAVVGFNGYVYDTYTTAGGYNHQANKTTVSEELELLGSRTLARPAVLLERVDDALGQRLTYEYAADGVRRARTTLSLGRDDAHLVIDNRFDKPATMTKESAYLAFPFALTRPTVHYEITGALTGTGLAHVPGAPQHMRAVRSFVSLSDDGGPVAWITRDAPLVEPETIALPYAPFPDSTSPRQPGTVYSWVHNNLWDTNFPSQQAFHTTFRYAVGVRRSGETIDADALALRTAYEVDHPLIGVPAHGAPDAARPAERALLSVDDARIAVRDAAPVPGDDGVDLLIRLQSFATEPRTVRLRCGFPVASAERATYLGDPDGPAALDGDELLVEIPRLGSVAVRARLGAAGVAG; encoded by the coding sequence ATGACGACGCGCGCCCTCGTACGCGACCGCCGCTGGTCCACCGACAAGGCCCGGACGAGCATGATCGGCCTCGCCGTCGCCGCCACCGCGCGGGCCGGCGACACGGAACTGCGAGCCCTGCCGGAACACCTCGTACGCCGCGACGACGCCGGCGCCCGGCGCGGTGTGCGCATCCTCATCTCCGGTGACGCTCCGGATCACGGCGAGTGGACCTTCGAGGTGGAGGTCGCGGGCCGAGGCCGGGTGCCCGTCGAGGTGCTGCCCGCGCCCGGCGGGCCACGCCTGATGCTCCCCCTGGAGAGCGACCGCCGCGACGTGCGGATCCAGGCCCGCAAGGGCGACGTGTCGGCGGTGCTCGCCTTCGCGCTGGAACCGCCGCGCGACTGGACGATCCACCTGGTCCACCACTCGCACCTGGACATCGGCTACACCGATCCCCAGGGCACCGTCCTCGGCGAACACGTCGCCTTCCTCGACTCCTGCCTCGATCTGACCCGTACCACCGACGGCTGGCCGGACGACGCCAGGTTCCGGTGGGCCGTGGAGTCGCTGTGGTCCTTCGAGCAGTGGGCCGCCGGCCGGCCGCCGGAGCGGGTCGCGGAGTTCGTCGAGCGGGTCCGCGCCGGTCAGATCGAGCTGACCGCCATGCCGTACAACCTCCACAGCGACACCTGTTCCACCGACGAACTGCACGAACTGCTGCGGCTGGCCCGCCGGGTGAGGGACACCTACGGGATCGACTTCCACTCGGCCATGCAGACCGATGTGCCCGGCTCCGTGGCCGGGCTGCCGGACGCCCTGTCCCCGCTGGGCGTGCGCTACCTGTCGGTGGCGCACAACTGGGCCGGGCGCTCGGTGCCCACCACCAACGGCGGGGCACGGCTGCCGCGCCTGTTCCGGTGGCGCGCCCCCTCGGGCAAGGAGGTGCTGGTGTGGATGACCGACAGCCCCCACGGCCTCGCCTACATGGAAGGGCCCGTACTGGGCTTCGACACCTCGTACAGCATGGTGGACGACCTGCTGCCCGCCTATCTGACATCGCTGGCGACCAACCCCTACCCGATCCCGCCCGAGCTCCTCGGCTCGCCGTCCCCCGCGCCCGGGGAGCGCGAGCCCTACCCGTGGGACGTGCTGCACCCGAGGGTGCAGGGCCACTTCGGGGACAACGCGCCGCCACGGCTGATCCTCGCCGAGACCGTACGCCGCTGGAACGAGACCTGGGACAGCCCCAGGCTACGGCTGTCCACGAACACCGACTTCTTCGCCGACGCCGAGGCCCGGCTCGGCGACGCCATCCCCGCCTTCGAGGGCGACTGGGGCGACTGGTGGGTCGAGGGTGTCGGATCGGGCGCCCGGCCCCAGGCCATGGTGCGCCGCGCCCAGTCCACCGTCACCGACGCCGCCACCTTGTACGGCATGGCCGCCCTGGCCTCCCCCGCGCGGCCCGCCACCGATCTGGCCACGGCCGCCCGCGACGGCGCCGACCAGGTGTACCGGTCGGTGTCCCTGTTCAACGAGCACACCTGGGGCGCCTCCGACCCGTGGACGCACGGTGACGCGGGCGGCGAGTCGGGCGAGCAGCAGTGGCACTGGAAGTACGGGTACGCGCTGCACGGCGACAACGACGCCGACACCTTCCTCGACCACGCCTCGGCCGCACTCGGCGCCCTGCTGCCCACCGCGGCCGACGCCGACGTGACCTACTGGGCCGTCAACACCACGGCAGCGGCCCGCACCTCCGTCGTGACGGTGTTCCTGCGCGAGAGCCGTGTCCCGCTCACGAGCACGGTGTCGGTGACCGACGGCCGCACCGGCGCGGAACTGCCGCTGGTCCAGGAGGCGCAGACCAACCCGGTCCACCGGGACGCCGGGCGATGGCTGCACATCCAGGTGCCCGATGTGCCGCCGTTCGGCCTCGTACGGCTGGATGTGACGGTGACCGGCCATGACGGCGACAAGGTGGTGGCCTCCCCCGCCGCGCTCCGCCTCGACGGGGACGAGGAGGGCGAGAAGCGGAAGAACCGCGCCGTCCCCCTGCCCACCGCCGACGACCTGATCCTGGAGAACGACCACCTGCGCGTCCGCGTCGACCTGACCACGGCCTGTGTGGCGAGCCTCGTCGAGAAGGCCACCGGCCGCGAACTCGTCGACCAGGGCGCCGTCGTCGGCTTCAACGGCTATGTCTACGACACCTACACCACTGCCGGCGGCTACAACCACCAGGCCAACAAGACCACCGTGAGCGAGGAGCTGGAACTCCTCGGCTCCCGGACCCTGGCCCGCCCCGCCGTCCTCCTCGAACGCGTCGACGACGCCCTCGGCCAGCGCCTCACCTACGAATACGCGGCCGACGGCGTCCGGCGGGCCCGCACCACGCTCAGCCTCGGCCGTGACGACGCGCACCTGGTGATCGACAACCGCTTCGACAAACCCGCCACCATGACGAAGGAGAGCGCCTACCTCGCGTTCCCCTTCGCGCTGACGCGGCCCACGGTGCACTACGAGATCACCGGCGCCCTGACCGGCACCGGCCTGGCCCATGTGCCCGGCGCACCGCAGCACATGCGTGCCGTCAGGTCGTTCGTCTCCCTTTCGGACGACGGCGGCCCCGTCGCCTGGATCACCAGGGACGCGCCACTGGTCGAGCCGGAGACCATCGCCCTGCCCTACGCGCCCTTCCCCGACTCGACATCGCCGCGACAGCCCGGCACGGTCTACTCCTGGGTGCACAACAACCTCTGGGACACCAACTTCCCGTCCCAGCAGGCGTTCCACACCACCTTCCGCTACGCGGTGGGCGTCCGCCGCAGCGGCGAGACCATCGACGCCGACGCCCTGGCGCTGCGCACCGCCTATGAGGTCGACCACCCGCTGATCGGTGTGCCGGCGCACGGCGCCCCCGACGCGGCCCGGCCGGCCGAACGCGCGCTGCTCTCGGTGGACGACGCGCGCATCGCGGTCCGCGACGCGGCCCCGGTGCCGGGTGACGACGGCGTCGACCTGCTGATCAGGCTCCAGTCCTTCGCCACGGAGCCGCGCACGGTGCGCCTCAGGTGCGGCTTCCCCGTCGCGAGCGCGGAGCGCGCCACCTATCTCGGCGACCCCGACGGCCCCGCCGCCCTCGACGGCGACGAGCTCCTCGTGGAGATCCCCCGCTTGGGCAGCGTCGCGGTGCGGGCGCGGCTCGGCGCCGCGGGGGTGGCGGGGTAG
- a CDS encoding ROK family protein, whose amino-acid sequence MFSLPGWFGSGREPQAVDEEALEHETLGTGIGSAFLDRGTIVEDDPRVPPEGRVDLLTVDGRPLEDTVSTRAMTTHYTERTGRPVDGLRELTAFAVTDTTARGIITSALRALGDTLAPWLTAFEADTVVFGGSITAAWPLIGPPLHDGLTHHDPRLARLTLSVRDDGEDQALLGAAVFAARRA is encoded by the coding sequence GTGTTCTCTCTCCCAGGGTGGTTCGGGTCAGGCCGTGAGCCGCAGGCTGTTGACGAAGAAGCGCTGGAACACGAAACACTCGGCACGGGGATCGGCTCCGCGTTCCTGGACCGGGGGACGATCGTCGAGGACGACCCGCGCGTGCCGCCAGAGGGCCGCGTCGACCTGCTCACCGTGGACGGCCGCCCGCTGGAGGACACGGTCTCCACCCGGGCGATGACCACCCACTACACGGAGCGCACCGGCCGCCCCGTCGACGGGCTGCGGGAGCTGACGGCCTTCGCCGTCACCGACACCACCGCCCGCGGCATCATCACCTCGGCCCTGCGTGCCCTCGGCGACACCCTCGCCCCGTGGCTGACCGCCTTCGAGGCCGACACGGTGGTCTTCGGCGGCTCCATCACGGCCGCATGGCCCCTGATAGGCCCGCCCCTCCACGACGGCCTCACCCACCACGACCCGCGACTCGCACGCCTCACCCTGTCGGTACGCGACGACGGCGAGGACCAGGCCCTGCTGGGCGCGGCGGTGTTCGCGGCCCGCCGCGCGTAG
- a CDS encoding serine hydrolase domain-containing protein: MQVPGKRRRGRLVLTGLATVLLAASTGPAAAKPRQPDPLQQQVDTVHDTGAVGVFAEVTSPDRHDTARAGTATVGSGRPMPRNGRFRIGSATKTFTATVVLQLVAEGRMSLEDTVEQWLPGVVRGKDNDGSRITVRQLLRHTSGIHDVLPEIPALNSAEGYRAERFRTYTPKELVRLAMNHRPNFPPGDGWSYSNTNYVLAAMIIHEVTGRSWAQEVNDRIIRPLGLKDTSTPGASPSVPGPHAHGYAAFGTHTGIDVTALNPSMAAGSGSIISTTHDLNRFYAALLGGRLLAPAQLDEMTTTTPAPELGVRYGLGLGELPLSCGGSYFGHPGELLGYHTWSGVTRDGTRTAVVYVTSDGGDDTQQAMSTLVDRELCRSRS, from the coding sequence ATGCAGGTGCCGGGAAAGCGCCGCCGGGGCCGGCTCGTCCTGACCGGCCTGGCCACCGTCCTCCTCGCCGCCTCCACCGGACCGGCGGCGGCGAAGCCACGGCAGCCCGATCCGCTCCAACAGCAGGTGGACACGGTCCACGACACCGGGGCCGTCGGTGTGTTCGCCGAGGTGACATCACCGGACAGACATGACACCGCGCGCGCCGGGACGGCCACGGTGGGCAGCGGGAGGCCGATGCCACGGAACGGCCGTTTCCGGATCGGCAGCGCCACCAAGACCTTCACCGCCACGGTCGTGCTGCAACTCGTCGCCGAGGGGCGCATGTCCCTGGAGGACACCGTCGAGCAGTGGCTACCGGGAGTGGTCCGGGGCAAGGACAACGACGGCAGCCGGATCACCGTGCGGCAACTCCTGCGGCACACCAGCGGCATCCATGACGTCCTGCCGGAGATACCCGCGTTGAACAGCGCGGAGGGCTATCGGGCCGAGCGGTTCCGCACCTACACCCCGAAGGAGCTGGTGCGGCTGGCGATGAACCACCGGCCCAACTTCCCGCCGGGTGACGGCTGGTCGTACTCCAACACCAACTACGTACTCGCCGCGATGATCATCCACGAGGTCACCGGCCGGAGCTGGGCACAGGAGGTGAACGACCGGATCATCCGCCCGCTGGGCCTGAAGGACACCAGCACCCCCGGCGCCTCCCCGTCCGTCCCGGGCCCGCACGCCCACGGCTACGCCGCGTTCGGCACCCACACCGGCATCGACGTCACGGCGCTCAATCCGAGCATGGCCGCCGGCTCCGGCTCGATCATCAGCACCACGCACGACCTGAACCGGTTCTACGCCGCGCTGCTCGGCGGCCGTCTGCTGGCTCCGGCGCAGCTCGACGAGATGACGACCACCACGCCCGCGCCCGAGCTGGGCGTGCGGTACGGACTCGGTCTGGGCGAACTCCCGTTGTCCTGTGGCGGCAGCTACTTCGGCCACCCGGGCGAACTGCTCGGCTATCACACCTGGAGTGGCGTCACCCGGGACGGCACCCGGACCGCCGTGGTGTACGTCACCAGCGACGGCGGCGACGACACCCAACAGGCCATGAGCACCCTCGTGGACCGGGAACTCTGCCGGAGCCGCTCCTGA